In Onthophagus taurus isolate NC chromosome 6, IU_Otau_3.0, whole genome shotgun sequence, a genomic segment contains:
- the LOC139430067 gene encoding uncharacterized protein produces the protein MLHLIGNSHARASDNTDGMTDPLVAVLPRNNDSTNVVESSLPSLPLYCSGNFDGLSRTMQDFTTDPPLYEQIMNELRSQPGNDNGAIVTTSPTLSSYGLTRISMEIREEGTYQEVVVPPEPATNQADVVQPLPDIVHTDVTSQAPAENQVLAAPSVPATEDVSQPSDRICVSPVFSSGPIRYTSRRIKKRVNLLSRGCVKQTTRPNPSPASQDSCRLLRNALAKPPRNTRRVPTLATVTRPATVVTSPPEVTIDIRDSPPTITTIPPQNVVFPPPLPIPTIPQRQNLPAVNTAHPDPWVDAFLHSTTNLASSLLSQEDFFILGLKPQLQTKVTTLEHHKRHFVNALNAVNQNPTVCFAASSNILNMYNTKINLYKSLLRLLPDNG, from the coding sequence ATGCTTCACTTAATTGGTAACAGCCACGCTCGTGCAAGCGATAATACCGATGGTATGACCGACCCACTGGTTGCCGTGCTGCCACGCAATAACGACAGTACGAATGTTGTTGAGTCAAGCCTACCGTCGTTACCATTATATTGCAGCGGCAACTTTGACGGTTTGAGTCGTACCATGCAGGATTTCACTACAGACCCACCACTGTACGAGCAAATAATGAATGAGCTCCGGTCACAGCCAGGGAACGACAATGGTGCGATTGTTACCACCAGTCCAACCTTGTCGTCCTACGGCTTAACTCGCATCAGTATGGAGATACGAGAAGAAGGAACATATCAGGAAGTTGTTGTGCCACCTGAACCTGCTACCAATCAGGCCGACGTGGTACAACCACTTCCAGATATTGTACATACGGATGTCACAAGTCAAGCACCTGCTGAAAACCAGGTGCTTGCGGCACCGTCTGTACCAGCGACGGAAGACGTATCCCAACCCTCCGATAGGATATGTGTTTCGCCTGTCTTCTCGAGTGGACCCATACGGTACACATCCCGCCGTATAAAAAAACGCGTCAACTTGTTGTCAAGGGGTTGCGTGAAACAAACTACCCGCCCAAACCCTTCTCCTGCTTCACAAGACTCCTGTAGATTGCTGCGCAACGCATTAGCCAAACCTCCCCGTAACACACGAAGAGTACCTACACTCGCTACAGTAACCAGACCTGCAACGGTGGTTACATCTCCACCAGAGGTGACCATCGACATCCGTGACAGCCCGCCAACTATCACAACTATCCCACCACAAAATGTGGTGTTCCCACCACCTTTACCTATCCCTACTATCCCGCAGAGGCAAAATCTTCCAGCTGTAAATACCGCACATCCCGACCCATGGGTTGATGCGTTTCTGCATTCAACAACCAACTTGGCAAGCAGTCTTTTGTCCCAAGAGGATTTTTTCATCTTGGGCTTGAAACCTCAATTGCAAACCAAAGTGACGACTTTGGAACATCATAAGCGCCACTTCGTGAACGCGTTGAATGCAGTAAACCAGAATCCCACCGTCTGCTTTGCTGCTTCTTCAAACATCCTTAACATGTACAACACCAAAATTAACCTGTATAAGTCCCTTCTCAGGCTGCTGCCTGACAACGGTtaa
- the LOC139430124 gene encoding uncharacterized protein translates to MESLNVTEKIKVDNSIVSYEYHSHQPFGSTSFGNNDEIRIGIPEIDNYTLPHESFLYVEGSVRKLDASGKATKDASATAKLINNPVAFMFSDIRYLINGVQIDGVRNVGLTSCMKGYFSYTPHDIIKLANAGWNMGEDLLGQVVPTSPVTDAIMDKNGNFGLSVPLKTLIGFAEDFKTIVMNVRQELVLIRNNDDNDVLVNTVEEPLQLKIDKVVWRMPHLAVGLREQLALTKIAGRNIDLQIPFRSWEVHEYPSLPQTTKHSWAVKTAPQLETPRFIIIGFQTKKKGKQLANMATFDNVKLTNLTVFLNGERYPYDNLNVDFDSNRVAVLYDMYTRFQKSYYGKEGEPLLTPKQFIENYPLIGIDCTYQAEALHKSGVEIRIEFTTKNPIPDGTTAYCLVLHDKAFQYSPLTKIVKQMT, encoded by the coding sequence ATGGAGTCCTTAAACGTCACggagaaaataaaagtagataaCTCGATTGTAAGTTACGAATATCATTCCCATCAACCGTTTGGTTCTACTAGCTTCGGTAACAATGATGAAATTCGTATAGGCATACCCGAAATAGACAATTACACATTGCCTcatgaaagttttttgtatgTGGAAGGGAGCGTACGTAAACTGGATGCGAGTGGTAAAGCAACAAAAGATGCTAGTGCAACtgcaaaattgataaataatcctGTAGCGTTTATGTTCAGTGATATTCGCTATCTTATAAATGGTGTTCAAATAGATGGAGTGAGAAACGTGGGGTTAACATCATGTATGAAAGGATACTTTTCGTATACCCCTCACGATATAATAAAGTTGGCGAACGCAGGTTGGAACATGGGCGAGGATCTGCTAGGTCAAGTGGTCCCAACATCCCCTGTAACGGATGCAATAAtggataaaaatggaaattttggaTTGAGTGTACCGCTAAAGACATTAATAGGGTTTGctgaagattttaaaacaattgtgATGAATGTGAGACAAGAGCTAGTGTTAATTCgtaataatgatgataatgatgTGCTTGTGAATACGGTAGAAGAACCGTTAcagttaaaaatcgataaagttgTGTGGAGAATGCCCCATCTAGCCGTAGGCTTACGAGAACAATTAGCTCTAACAAAAATAGCAGGACGAAATATTGATCTGCAAATACCTTTTCGCAGTTGGGAAGTACATGAATATCCTTCTTTACCTCAAACAACAAAGCATTCATGGGCTGTGAAAACAGCTCCGCAGTTGGAAACACctagatttataataattgggtttcaaacaaagaagaaaggaaaacAGTTGGCGAACATGGCAACCTTTGATAATGTAAAACTCACCAATTTGACGGTATTCCTAAACGGTGAACGCTACCCATACGATAATCTGAACGTGGACTTTGATAGTAATCGTGTCGCAGTGTTATATGACATGTATACACGCTTTCAAAAGTCCTACTATGGGAAGGAAGGAGAACCATTACTCACTccgaaacaatttattgaaaattatccactgATTGGAATTGATTGTACATATCAAGCAGAAGCGCTACACAAAAGTGGGGTAGAAATACGGATAGAATTTACGACAAAAAATCCGATTCCTGATGGTACCACAGCATACTGTTTAGTTTTACATGATAAGGCGTTTCAATATTCTCCACtaacaaaaatcgtcaaacAAATGACTTGA